A region of Candidatus Bathyarchaeota archaeon DNA encodes the following proteins:
- a CDS encoding site-specific integrase: protein MKAKYAHLLGDADVRRWFDNLAAKSIVTATVYLRTLGFYCELNKTDPKAILKVARTKAFRDDFTDFIRRLERDGKAGSYLSRFKKVLNSWLSYNGINVKLKVNIRGESDTPRIANERVPNKEELDRILRMATPRGRVSIALLAFSGLRPESIGNYDGSDGLKLGDFVEAEIHKDGIEFNKIPSMLVIRKSLSKARHQYFTFIPQQTITYIKEYLEERVKQDEELSKDSPLLGFDPRGVKKNRFLRTTLVTRDIREAILRAGFKWRPYVLRAYCDTNMIIAESKGKISHPYLQFIMGHKGDIEARYSTNKGVLPPDMIEDMRKAYKECEPFLSTATQPLEQSSIIKEAKIEALKSMAKSLLGIDLLDVKVAKERQIGRELSKDEELELYEKELKKLREGKHNPQRIIHEKELEKYLAEGWQFVSVLPSRKILIKKH from the coding sequence ATGAAGGCTAAGTACGCGCATTTGCTTGGGGATGCGGATGTTAGGCGCTGGTTCGATAATTTGGCAGCCAAATCCATCGTGACCGCCACGGTGTACCTTAGAACGCTTGGATTTTACTGTGAGCTGAATAAGACTGACCCTAAAGCGATTCTTAAGGTTGCTAGGACTAAGGCTTTCAGGGACGACTTTACCGATTTTATTAGGCGTTTGGAGCGTGATGGTAAGGCTGGCTCCTATTTGTCAAGGTTTAAGAAGGTTCTTAACAGCTGGCTTTCTTACAACGGAATCAATGTTAAGCTTAAGGTCAACATCAGGGGCGAATCTGATACACCGAGAATAGCTAATGAGCGTGTGCCAAACAAGGAAGAGCTGGACAGAATCCTCAGAATGGCTACTCCTAGAGGAAGGGTTTCAATCGCCCTTCTGGCTTTCAGCGGGTTAAGGCCGGAATCAATCGGAAATTATGATGGAAGCGACGGCTTGAAGCTTGGAGACTTTGTTGAAGCGGAAATCCACAAAGACGGCATAGAATTCAACAAAATTCCATCAATGCTCGTAATAAGGAAAAGCCTCAGCAAGGCAAGACATCAATACTTCACATTTATTCCGCAACAAACTATAACCTACATTAAGGAGTATTTGGAGGAGAGGGTTAAGCAAGATGAAGAGTTGAGTAAGGATTCTCCGTTGCTGGGATTTGATCCTAGAGGGGTTAAAAAGAACAGGTTTTTGAGGACAACCTTAGTGACGAGGGATATTCGCGAAGCCATTTTGAGGGCCGGCTTCAAGTGGAGGCCTTATGTGCTGAGGGCTTACTGCGACACAAACATGATAATAGCCGAGTCAAAGGGAAAAATAAGCCATCCCTACCTCCAGTTTATAATGGGGCATAAGGGCGACATAGAAGCCAGATACAGCACAAACAAAGGCGTACTGCCGCCAGACATGATCGAGGACATGCGCAAAGCCTACAAAGAATGCGAGCCCTTCCTAAGCACGGCAACCCAGCCCCTAGAACAGTCAAGCATAATTAAGGAAGCCAAGATCGAAGCTTTGAAAAGCATGGCTAAAAGCCTACTGGGAATAGACTTGCTTGACGTTAAGGTTGCAAAGGAAAGGCAGATTGGAAGAGAACTAAGCAAGGATGAGGAACTCGAGCTCTACGAAAAAGAACTGAAAAAGCTTAGAGAAGGAAAACATAACCCCCAAAGGATAATACACGAGAAGGAGCTTGAGAAGTACTTAGCGGAAGGGTGGCAGTTCGTAAGTGTACTACCTTCACGAAAAATCCTGATAAAAAAGCATTGA
- a CDS encoding Snf7 family protein, with product MSERFSKRWDERRDEQPLTERIKEAVRPPGPLKPRLDMAIRRIELQIQKLDQASERFSQRDKSIFARIVDAYTKHDMARANVFANELAEIRKMEKMIMQARLALEQIVLRLRTVSELGDVVSTLGPAVSVLRAVKTGMANIFPEAERELGLIGNLLSGIIVEAGQSTGLSINFETANEDAQKILTEAAAVAEQRIKEKFPELPAGIPQVPLPEKSPTETS from the coding sequence TTGTCTGAAAGATTTAGTAAACGATGGGATGAAAGACGTGACGAGCAACCGCTTACAGAGCGCATTAAGGAGGCTGTGAGGCCTCCCGGCCCTTTAAAGCCGAGACTTGACATGGCCATCCGTCGCATAGAGCTCCAGATCCAGAAGCTGGATCAAGCTAGCGAAAGGTTCAGTCAGAGAGACAAGTCCATATTTGCTAGGATCGTAGACGCCTACACAAAGCATGATATGGCAAGGGCCAACGTTTTCGCCAACGAACTTGCAGAAATAAGGAAAATGGAAAAAATGATAATGCAGGCTAGGCTTGCCCTTGAACAAATCGTCTTAAGGTTACGAACTGTATCGGAACTTGGAGACGTTGTTTCAACTTTAGGCCCGGCTGTCAGCGTATTAAGAGCCGTGAAAACTGGAATGGCTAACATCTTCCCAGAAGCCGAGAGGGAGCTGGGGCTGATCGGCAACCTGCTCAGCGGAATAATAGTGGAGGCCGGACAAAGTACAGGATTATCCATAAACTTTGAAACAGCCAACGAGGACGCTCAGAAAATTCTCACGGAAGCGGCTGCAGTTGCTGAACAGAGAATCAAGGAGAAGTTTCCAGAACTTCCAGCCGGAATACCGCAAGTGCCACTGCCTGAAAAATCCCCAACAGAAACATCCTAA
- a CDS encoding molybdopterin dinucleotide-binding protein, whose protein sequence is MGEKPKLKVTLLTGRTIEQGVGKELGKATKEYAESVSICYMDPEDMKKLGVKDGTNIQVSTAFGSVVVKAKKSLRAPHPSVIYIPYGPWANAIVNPETHGIGMPSFKGVPATVEPAPDKPVLGLEELLKQQFRKG, encoded by the coding sequence ATGGGTGAAAAACCTAAACTGAAGGTTACACTGTTAACGGGGCGCACAATAGAGCAAGGTGTTGGAAAAGAGCTTGGAAAAGCTACAAAAGAATATGCAGAAAGCGTCTCCATATGCTATATGGATCCTGAAGACATGAAAAAGCTCGGCGTAAAAGATGGAACAAACATTCAAGTTTCCACGGCTTTTGGTTCGGTTGTAGTGAAAGCCAAAAAATCTTTGAGGGCGCCCCACCCCAGCGTTATATATATTCCCTACGGGCCTTGGGCGAACGCTATTGTGAATCCTGAAACTCACGGTATCGGCATGCCCTCTTTTAAAGGTGTGCCTGCCACCGTAGAGCCTGCCCCAGACAAGCCTGTTTTAGGCTTGGAAGAACTCCTTAAACAACAGTTTAGGAAGGGTTAG
- a CDS encoding Snf7 family protein produces MTSPPPLREVLTRSVYKLRVQQQKVVQASLRLKERDKTLFQICVNALKANNREKATICANELAEVRRLISFLQQVELALERVILRLETVRELSEIVIDLKPALKTLQSVSRQLSAILPEVSSEISEINNVIGETIYSTKLSTEEVVIPVDRVTPAGEQILNEVATLLERKVAEKLPEPPATLEARKLKEAKAEIKQMVAIATSCSQAVDNETIEEGEHSSENLISIRKAEIQEISLKVGNSSLEEALLDYVRQSGGEIDLIRCSRDLGVSYEEVERALQSLGAKGKVKIEVKR; encoded by the coding sequence GTGACATCCCCTCCACCACTACGAGAAGTCTTAACTCGGTCAGTGTATAAGCTGCGGGTTCAACAGCAAAAAGTTGTCCAGGCTTCTTTAAGGCTTAAGGAAAGAGATAAAACCCTTTTCCAGATATGTGTAAACGCTTTAAAAGCAAACAATCGTGAAAAAGCCACCATATGCGCCAACGAATTGGCGGAAGTCCGCAGATTAATAAGTTTTCTTCAGCAAGTTGAACTTGCCCTTGAAAGGGTTATTCTACGCCTAGAAACAGTGCGAGAATTAAGCGAAATAGTCATAGACCTAAAACCCGCATTGAAAACTCTTCAAAGCGTTTCTAGACAACTATCTGCAATACTGCCTGAAGTTTCCTCTGAAATAAGCGAAATCAACAATGTTATAGGCGAAACAATCTATTCAACCAAGCTTTCCACGGAAGAAGTTGTAATACCCGTAGATAGGGTCACACCCGCTGGAGAGCAGATCCTAAACGAGGTTGCAACCCTACTTGAAAGAAAGGTTGCTGAAAAACTTCCAGAACCGCCCGCTACGTTGGAAGCGCGCAAGCTTAAAGAAGCTAAAGCTGAAATCAAGCAGATGGTAGCCATAGCAACTTCTTGCTCCCAAGCTGTAGATAACGAAACAATTGAGGAGGGTGAACACAGCTCCGAAAATCTGATCTCCATTAGGAAGGCGGAGATTCAGGAAATCAGTCTAAAGGTTGGCAATTCTTCTCTTGAAGAAGCCCTCTTAGACTATGTTAGGCAAAGTGGCGGCGAAATAGACCTAATTCGCTGTTCCCGCGATTTGGGGGTTTCTTATGAAGAGGTGGAGAGGGCTCTTCAAAGTTTGGGAGCCAAAGGTAAGGTGAAAATTGAAGTTAAAAGGTGA
- a CDS encoding AAA family ATPase: MEASQELERSATNYAMEAVRLDKQGAKGMAITMYQKAIETLLKLVQLYPDYSLNKVYIQRAIAYQERIKVLQGAIAPSGPQIESKSVEGAKLGEEKKASYEDLIIKEKPNVRWEEVIGLDTAKKAIKEAIIYPVQRPDLFPLGWPRGILLFGPPGCGKTLLAAAAATEIDAVFISVDAASIMSKWLGEAEQNVARLFESARKSALEDKKPAIIFIDELDSLMGKHSNEVGGEVRVRNQFLKEMDGIIDKGKNLHVYVIGATNKPWDLDWPFIRRFQKRILVPLPDHHARLMMFKHYTSHLTLAPDVDLHELARLSEGFSGSDIKDVCQAAHLKVIGEFFESGQAANKLAKPRALRMSDFRQILEERKPSVSLDMLTLYNRWFEAFKAL; the protein is encoded by the coding sequence ATGGAAGCTTCACAGGAACTTGAAAGGTCAGCTACAAACTACGCTATGGAGGCTGTTCGTCTTGACAAGCAAGGTGCGAAGGGTATGGCTATAACCATGTACCAGAAAGCCATAGAAACACTATTGAAGCTTGTGCAATTATACCCCGACTACAGCCTAAACAAAGTTTACATTCAAAGAGCTATAGCCTACCAAGAGAGGATAAAAGTGTTACAGGGAGCCATTGCCCCTTCTGGACCGCAAATAGAGTCAAAAAGTGTTGAAGGAGCAAAACTAGGTGAAGAAAAAAAGGCCAGCTACGAAGACTTGATCATTAAGGAGAAGCCGAACGTTCGATGGGAGGAAGTGATAGGTCTTGACACTGCAAAAAAGGCGATTAAAGAAGCTATAATCTATCCGGTTCAAAGACCCGACTTGTTCCCCCTAGGCTGGCCTAGGGGCATATTGCTTTTCGGTCCACCTGGTTGTGGAAAAACTTTGTTAGCTGCTGCAGCCGCTACTGAAATTGACGCTGTATTTATTTCAGTGGACGCTGCTTCTATAATGTCTAAGTGGTTGGGTGAAGCGGAGCAGAATGTCGCTCGTCTCTTCGAATCCGCACGGAAATCTGCTTTAGAAGATAAGAAGCCTGCCATAATTTTCATAGATGAGCTGGACTCTCTCATGGGTAAACACTCCAATGAAGTTGGCGGTGAAGTTCGTGTAAGAAACCAGTTCTTGAAGGAAATGGATGGCATAATTGATAAGGGCAAGAACCTCCACGTCTATGTTATCGGTGCAACAAACAAGCCTTGGGACTTGGATTGGCCGTTCATTAGACGCTTCCAGAAACGTATTCTCGTGCCCCTTCCGGATCATCATGCCCGCTTAATGATGTTTAAACATTACACAAGCCATCTAACTTTGGCTCCAGACGTGGATCTCCACGAGTTGGCAAGACTTTCCGAAGGCTTTTCTGGAAGCGACATAAAAGACGTCTGCCAAGCAGCTCACTTAAAGGTTATAGGCGAATTCTTTGAGTCTGGACAAGCTGCCAATAAGCTTGCAAAACCTAGAGCTTTAAGAATGAGTGATTTCAGGCAAATCTTGGAAGAGCGGAAGCCAAGTGTTTCCCTTGATATGTTAACTCTTTACAACCGCTGGTTCGAAGCCTTCAAAGCCCTTTAA
- a CDS encoding type II toxin-antitoxin system RelE/ParE family toxin: MKFRVLLHKKADEFLKRITLEDKQHIVDKLRQLEDFPAVKLDIVKIAGEANTFRLRVGKYRALFKVYEQEKIIVVAKIDTRKKIYQ; the protein is encoded by the coding sequence ATGAAGTTTAGAGTTCTCCTCCATAAAAAGGCAGATGAGTTTTTAAAGAGAATTACCCTCGAAGACAAACAACACATAGTTGACAAGCTCAGACAGCTGGAGGATTTCCCAGCCGTCAAACTTGACATAGTTAAAATTGCAGGCGAGGCAAACACCTTCAGGCTACGCGTAGGAAAATACCGAGCACTATTCAAGGTCTACGAGCAAGAAAAAATAATAGTCGTCGCCAAAATAGACACCAGAAAAAAGATTTATCAATAG
- a CDS encoding nucleotidyltransferase domain-containing protein: MKIQTVLPLKSFGISRLILLFLIARLLNSLLKVYQRCSETADWKPLDGDTFITREGFILNVFGYEHPENRVFAFLKYIPSRFKELFHVRMLERTWRLGGAELFRAEKLYTAKNYQTFLEVFRKNFSEYVYYCPFRRKEVISAPLDHVVEVFVPRDRLKALMEAREKDELQELTLEFVRLVSDEAKVPLEDFGVHGSIALNMHSVESDIDIVVYGSRNFRRVETAIEKLVQEGVLTYIFNNRLDAARRFKGRFKNKIFMYNAVRNPEEVTAKYGEFRYMPITPVKLKCKVKDDSEAMFRPAVYKIEGVSLLDGFTLSREMAPEVVVSMIGCYRNVAKKGQCIEVSGMLECVENITTGKVTYQVVVGSAESEEEYIWPIQLN; the protein is encoded by the coding sequence ATGAAAATCCAAACTGTACTCCCTCTAAAATCATTTGGGATTAGTCGTCTAATATTGCTTTTCCTCATCGCTAGACTTTTAAACAGCCTGTTAAAAGTGTATCAAAGGTGTTCAGAAACGGCTGACTGGAAACCTTTAGACGGCGACACTTTCATAACGCGGGAAGGCTTCATCTTAAACGTTTTTGGGTATGAGCATCCAGAAAACCGTGTTTTTGCTTTCCTGAAATATATTCCATCCCGTTTCAAAGAGCTTTTCCATGTTCGCATGTTAGAGAGAACTTGGCGGCTTGGTGGCGCGGAGCTTTTTCGGGCTGAAAAACTTTACACGGCCAAAAACTATCAGACCTTCCTTGAAGTTTTCCGAAAAAATTTTTCAGAATACGTTTACTACTGCCCTTTTAGGCGAAAAGAGGTCATCAGCGCTCCTCTGGATCATGTTGTTGAGGTTTTTGTTCCAAGAGATCGCTTAAAAGCCTTAATGGAAGCCAGGGAAAAAGATGAATTGCAAGAGTTAACCCTCGAGTTTGTCCGCCTTGTCTCCGACGAGGCTAAAGTACCGCTTGAAGATTTTGGGGTTCATGGTTCTATAGCTCTAAACATGCATTCAGTAGAATCAGACATAGACATAGTGGTTTACGGAAGCCGAAACTTCCGTCGTGTCGAAACAGCTATCGAGAAACTTGTCCAAGAAGGCGTATTAACCTACATTTTTAACAATCGTTTAGATGCTGCAAGGCGGTTTAAGGGACGATTCAAAAACAAGATTTTCATGTATAACGCTGTCCGCAATCCAGAAGAAGTCACAGCCAAATACGGAGAATTCCGGTATATGCCTATAACTCCGGTAAAATTAAAGTGCAAGGTTAAAGACGACAGCGAAGCCATGTTCCGTCCAGCCGTCTACAAAATTGAGGGTGTTTCACTGCTTGATGGCTTCACGCTTTCAAGGGAAATGGCTCCCGAAGTTGTTGTATCTATGATTGGATGCTACAGAAACGTTGCTAAAAAAGGACAGTGCATAGAAGTTTCCGGAATGCTTGAATGCGTGGAGAACATAACGACCGGCAAGGTCACTTATCAAGTTGTTGTCGGCTCTGCGGAAAGCGAGGAAGAATATATTTGGCCAATCCAGCTGAATTAA
- a CDS encoding ECF transporter S component codes for MKISTRHIALVAIFAALYYILSLVSPYIPAIGLPDLKIKLEALIASVYGIILGPYLGAFAAFLGAFVSWILPPSSVSPFGAPFLLSPPINALVVGLIYYRKWRWAFAVFGVLILVFLLSPPSQPLTGYSQIFDPFSPENAYTIPIYYVPAAVLWDKVIALFLILPVVKFAKRLSSPKGLPVLFFLLTFIGNQADNMWGCNAFALPIVYEYIFSLPLEAVRFYFLISPFIYPAIRLAQAIVATIIVVPLVRALKNTEWIIAEKSIIEENAKEALKKENAAH; via the coding sequence ATGAAAATTTCAACACGACACATTGCGTTGGTAGCCATTTTCGCAGCCCTTTACTACATCTTATCTCTAGTATCACCATATATTCCTGCAATAGGGCTCCCGGACCTAAAAATAAAACTTGAAGCATTAATCGCCTCAGTTTACGGAATAATTTTAGGTCCATATCTTGGCGCTTTTGCAGCTTTTCTAGGAGCATTTGTGTCTTGGATTTTACCCCCAAGCAGCGTAAGTCCGTTTGGTGCTCCTTTTCTTTTGTCTCCTCCCATAAATGCCCTAGTAGTCGGTTTAATTTATTACAGAAAGTGGCGCTGGGCTTTCGCCGTTTTCGGAGTGTTAATTTTAGTGTTCCTTCTTTCGCCTCCCTCACAACCATTAACTGGATATAGCCAAATTTTTGATCCATTTAGTCCTGAAAACGCCTATACAATACCAATTTACTATGTGCCAGCTGCGGTTCTCTGGGACAAAGTGATTGCATTGTTTCTAATTCTTCCAGTTGTGAAATTTGCTAAACGCCTTTCCAGCCCAAAGGGTCTCCCCGTCCTGTTTTTCCTACTCACCTTCATTGGAAATCAAGCAGACAACATGTGGGGATGCAATGCCTTCGCCCTTCCAATAGTTTACGAATACATTTTCAGTCTTCCTTTAGAGGCTGTCCGTTTCTACTTTCTCATAAGCCCGTTCATCTACCCGGCTATAAGACTGGCCCAAGCCATAGTTGCAACAATAATCGTGGTTCCACTTGTTAGAGCTTTAAAGAACACAGAATGGATCATAGCTGAAAAGTCTATAATAGAGGAAAATGCTAAAGAAGCTTTGAAGAAGGAAAATGCAGCCCATTGA
- a CDS encoding nucleotidyltransferase domain-containing protein, producing MANPAELRLRDRDAIVTREGLIFRVFGYVHPSESYICDLEYAPASLFKSTNPKAYRTDGRHVFYKFYEDEGWHFIQKRFPQHMVLYKPLGKKVVGINKEDIIEIRKPEHALKRLAERKPRDELLMALQKVLDATVFSLGLCLDDFGVFGSLLHGFYHPKFSDIDIVVYGRENLKKIRKILHDLYSDGDSCFSNEFIDNSAIQGKVWRYKNLTPQEFVWHQQRKLIYGVFHDEASGRSIKVEFEPVKSWSEIQGDYSETRKIEWVSWVKAVLRIKDDSEAPYMPSVYQVEPIQILDGPHVGNLERVVSYLEEFRMQAWKGETVYVEGNLEKVETQNGDCFHQITLTYGPRYYEQVIKKASDKSLA from the coding sequence TTGGCCAATCCAGCTGAATTAAGGCTTAGAGACCGCGATGCTATAGTCACACGGGAAGGCCTGATCTTCCGTGTTTTCGGCTACGTGCATCCATCGGAAAGCTACATTTGTGACTTAGAGTATGCGCCCGCATCTCTCTTTAAGTCCACTAACCCAAAAGCCTACCGGACAGATGGCAGACATGTCTTCTACAAGTTTTACGAAGATGAGGGCTGGCATTTTATCCAAAAACGTTTTCCACAACACATGGTTCTCTACAAGCCGCTGGGCAAAAAGGTTGTAGGCATCAATAAAGAAGACATCATTGAAATCCGCAAGCCGGAACATGCACTAAAAAGGTTAGCGGAAAGGAAGCCAAGAGACGAGTTGCTTATGGCATTGCAGAAGGTTTTAGATGCCACCGTTTTTTCTCTTGGGCTTTGCTTGGATGATTTCGGGGTTTTCGGCTCACTGCTTCATGGTTTTTACCATCCGAAGTTTTCAGATATAGATATAGTAGTTTATGGCAGAGAAAATCTAAAGAAAATTCGTAAAATTCTCCATGATCTGTACAGTGATGGCGACTCATGTTTTTCCAACGAGTTTATCGACAACTCAGCCATTCAAGGAAAGGTTTGGCGCTACAAAAATCTGACACCCCAAGAATTTGTTTGGCATCAACAGCGCAAATTAATTTATGGAGTTTTTCACGACGAGGCTTCTGGACGCAGCATAAAAGTCGAGTTTGAACCAGTGAAAAGCTGGAGCGAAATTCAAGGCGATTACAGTGAAACCAGAAAAATTGAGTGGGTGAGCTGGGTTAAAGCAGTCCTACGGATAAAAGATGATTCAGAAGCCCCTTACATGCCGTCAGTCTACCAAGTTGAGCCGATCCAAATCTTAGATGGACCACATGTTGGTAACTTGGAAAGAGTTGTCTCCTACCTTGAAGAGTTTAGAATGCAGGCGTGGAAGGGCGAAACTGTCTATGTGGAGGGAAACCTTGAAAAAGTTGAAACACAAAACGGTGATTGCTTCCACCAGATAACCTTGACCTACGGTCCACGTTACTATGAGCAAGTTATTAAAAAGGCTTCAGATAAAAGTCTGGCATAA
- a CDS encoding CdvA-like protein: protein MLQNPNIFLSLGKPVKDEYGRLIGEIASFAVKPNGGVEHVYIRRSDGNFVKYPASNIKFDGSEVIYLSDIKAETTVFCNQIPLIWRKDQALKELYAKKKISPEVYEDLHSSFEGALNQLKTEAQNLLVKIDKEIERCDNEIKELNYALVHLEVEHEIGEIDESSYHAAFSTIQECLKRANSEKADLEGLRSKLSNILLGETVHEPLAKETAEAPAPVTPSLPEPPVIVYVKEAGESSI from the coding sequence ATGCTGCAAAATCCCAACATTTTTTTATCCCTTGGAAAACCCGTTAAAGACGAGTACGGCCGTTTGATTGGAGAAATCGCCTCCTTTGCTGTTAAGCCTAACGGCGGGGTTGAGCACGTTTATATAAGGCGCAGCGACGGAAACTTCGTTAAATATCCTGCCTCAAATATAAAATTTGATGGTTCAGAAGTAATCTATCTCTCAGACATAAAAGCCGAAACAACCGTCTTTTGCAATCAAATCCCACTCATATGGCGTAAAGACCAAGCCTTGAAAGAGCTTTATGCGAAAAAGAAAATTTCACCGGAAGTTTACGAAGACCTACATAGCAGTTTTGAAGGCGCCCTAAACCAGCTTAAAACAGAAGCCCAAAACCTCCTAGTAAAGATAGACAAAGAAATTGAAAGATGCGATAATGAAATTAAAGAGCTTAACTACGCCTTAGTCCATTTAGAAGTGGAGCATGAAATAGGCGAAATAGATGAGTCCTCTTATCATGCTGCCTTTTCAACAATACAAGAATGTTTGAAACGGGCTAACTCGGAAAAGGCTGACCTTGAAGGTTTGAGAAGTAAGCTCTCAAACATTCTTTTAGGCGAGACTGTTCATGAGCCTTTAGCTAAAGAAACAGCTGAGGCCCCAGCTCCTGTCACACCAAGTCTTCCAGAACCCCCTGTCATAGTTTATGTGAAGGAAGCAGGCGAATCGAGCATCTAG
- a CDS encoding triphosphoribosyl-dephospho-CoA synthase translates to MQTFDSDKATRIAQCLELAILLEVSADKPGNVNLVVGFEGTNHVHFLTSAVAAAPLFRLAAERGMRASRGEISLSEVGVGTIIRDCIAEISSWQSGGNTLLGTVLLFVPLAAAAGMTPMEKGVFEIPELRRNLKLVVEATTPEDAVAVYEAVKIAKPSGLGKAPDLDVNDPTSIERILHERITLYKVFQIAASYDMVCSEWVNNYQVTFDFAYPSLVRWLKEDGDIGKAVVHAFLEVLATYPDTFIARKVGMQKASEVSAMAKEVLENGGLKTSVGKEKLRLFDAVLRLDGNNLNPGTTADIIATAIALAVLNGYRP, encoded by the coding sequence TTGCAAACCTTTGACTCTGATAAGGCTACACGCATTGCCCAATGTTTAGAACTAGCCATACTGTTGGAGGTTAGCGCCGACAAACCCGGAAACGTTAACCTTGTAGTAGGCTTCGAAGGCACTAATCATGTGCATTTCTTGACCTCAGCAGTTGCGGCAGCTCCCCTTTTTAGGCTAGCTGCTGAAAGGGGAATGCGTGCTTCTCGAGGCGAAATCAGCCTAAGCGAGGTTGGTGTTGGAACAATTATCCGCGATTGTATTGCAGAAATAAGTAGTTGGCAAAGTGGCGGAAACACTTTGCTCGGCACTGTTTTGTTGTTTGTGCCTTTAGCTGCAGCCGCTGGCATGACGCCGATGGAAAAAGGTGTATTTGAAATTCCAGAGTTGAGGCGGAACCTGAAATTAGTTGTAGAGGCAACGACGCCTGAAGATGCCGTCGCCGTCTATGAAGCGGTTAAAATTGCTAAGCCCAGCGGGCTTGGAAAGGCGCCGGACTTAGATGTTAATGATCCCACATCAATAGAGAGGATTCTTCATGAGCGAATTACCCTTTACAAGGTTTTCCAAATAGCGGCATCCTATGACATGGTTTGCTCGGAGTGGGTTAACAATTACCAGGTAACCTTTGACTTTGCCTATCCAAGCTTGGTGCGGTGGCTTAAAGAGGATGGTGATATAGGGAAGGCTGTGGTTCATGCTTTTCTTGAGGTTTTGGCAACATACCCTGATACATTTATTGCCAGGAAAGTTGGCATGCAGAAAGCCAGTGAAGTTTCAGCCATGGCTAAAGAAGTTCTGGAAAACGGCGGCTTAAAAACCTCTGTTGGAAAAGAGAAACTGCGACTGTTTGACGCTGTTTTACGGTTGGACGGCAACAACCTTAACCCAGGCACGACGGCTGATATAATTGCCACCGCTATTGCATTGGCAGTCCTTAACGGCTATAGGCCATAA